The Paenibacillus thermoaerophilus genome contains the following window.
GGGAGCCGACGACGAACGGAGAGAAGCGGAGGAATCGGGGATGGGAAACCGGACGTATCCGGATGCATACGTGGACTATTTGGTGCATTTTCACGCGAGCCGCGATTATTTCGAATGCCATGAAATTCTGGAGGAATATTGGAAGGAGCATCCCGGCGATCCGTTGTCCGGCGCCTGGGTCGGGCTGATTCAGATCGCGGTGGGGTTATACCATCTGCGCAGAGGGAACCGGGCGGGCGCGGTCAAAATGTGGCGTTCGGCGCTCGACCGGCAGCTCGCCGGCTTCGACGCCGGCCGGCTCGGCCTGGACGACGCGGCGTTAAAGCGGGAGCTTCGGGCCCGTCTCGACGAGTTGGAAAGACTGGGAAGGGATGAGCCGCTGCCCGCCTTCCGCGATCTCGACTTGCCGATCGCGGACGAAACGCTGCTGCAGGCGTGCCGGGCGCGGTCCAAGGAGCTGGGCTTCTCCTGGATATCGCGCAGTCCTCTTGACGATCCCGAGCTGATCCACCGGCATTCCCGAAGAGACCGCAGCGAGGTGCTGCTGGCGAGGGAACGGGAGCTCCGGCGGCGTCTGTCGCTCCGAATCGAAGCCGATCTGCCGTATACGATCTGCTTCATCCGCCGCGGCGACGAGGTGCTGCTGCTGAACCGCCGGTCGGCGCCCTGGATGGGCTGCTGGAACGGCGTCGGCGGCAAGCTGGAGCCGGGCGAGACGCCCGCCGCCAATATC
Protein-coding sequences here:
- a CDS encoding DUF309 domain-containing protein, with amino-acid sequence MGNRTYPDAYVDYLVHFHASRDYFECHEILEEYWKEHPGDPLSGAWVGLIQIAVGLYHLRRGNRAGAVKMWRSALDRQLAGFDAGRLGLDDAALKRELRARLDELERLGRDEPLPAFRDLDLPIADETLLQACRARSKELGFSWISRSPLDDPELIHRHSRRDRSEVLLARERELRRRLSLRIEADLPYTICFIRRGDEVLLLNRRSAPWMGCWNGVGGKLEPGETPAANIVREIREETGLELKQSEVVWKGIVTWTVDGGRLGGMHVFVANLPGHLALETPKQTEEGILDWKRIDWITDPANQGVASNVPRFLTTLFEDASEWEHRCVFEAGRLTGYERLPLGVDLRTVRRGNG